From one Dermacentor andersoni chromosome 1, qqDerAnde1_hic_scaffold, whole genome shotgun sequence genomic stretch:
- the LOC126544622 gene encoding uncharacterized protein — translation MVELILYTTTQAAQTNRNMEALIGYLCVGAFVMHAAVADTRVKRLAYELADGANLVVGPVAKTFRCRRSGYFADVFNYCRVYHVCHKVRHADGSSEMQHFSFFCGNQTVFNQLSLTCTYPEDAVPCRKAPNFFYLNDRIGIENALLLTDTDVGLVKAAGFGTRLSGGGRTASQLFG, via the exons ATGGTTGAG CTAATCCTGTACACCACGACTCAGGCTGCCCAAACGAATCGGAACATGGAAGCTTTAATTGGTTACCTCTGCG TCGGAGCCTTTGTGATGCACGCTGCTGTTGCTGATACCAGG GTGAAGCGGCTTGCATACGAGCTCGCAGACGGCGCCAATCTTGTCGTGGGGCCCGTGGCGAAAACCTTCAGGTGCCGGCGCAGTGGCTACTTCGCCGACGTGTTCAATTACTGCCGGGTGTACCACGTGTGCCACAAGGTGCGCCACGCCGACGGCTCTTCCGAGATGCAACACTTCAGCTTCTTCTGCGGCAACCAGACGGTGTTCAACCAGCTGAGCCTGACTTGCACCTATCCGGAGGATGCTGTGCCTTGTCGCAAAGCACCAAACTTCTTCTATCTCAACGATCGCATTGGCATCGAGAACGCGCTCTTACTCACTGACACTGACGTTGGTCTTGTCAAAGCAGCAGGGTTCGGTACCAGGCTTTCTGGCGGCGGTCGGACGGCGTCGCAATTGTTTGGATAG